A window of Ptychodera flava strain L36383 chromosome 1, AS_Pfla_20210202, whole genome shotgun sequence contains these coding sequences:
- the LOC139142598 gene encoding LOW QUALITY PROTEIN: potassium voltage-gated channel subfamily A member 2-like (The sequence of the model RefSeq protein was modified relative to this genomic sequence to represent the inferred CDS: inserted 2 bases in 1 codon), whose amino-acid sequence MEVAMAGLEGNNGLSFQPNPSPVXSGNVPNSRSLPKLVHDDSSVDEGYDNQVSGHDQCCERVVINVSGLRFETQLKTLNQFPETLLGNPEKRIRYFDPLRNEYFFDRNRPTFDAILYYYQSGGRLRRPVNVPLDVFNEEIKFYELGEDAISKYREDEGFIKEEEKELPKNPLQRSMWLLFEYPESSPWARVIAVCSVTIILISIVIFCLETMPQFQPREKDINGNTTNSTGTSSIKFYHDPFWIIETCCIVWFSLEFVVRFLSSPRKLHFFKNIMNVIDVVSIIPYFITLGTTLIEETTAEEDNKAMSLAILRVIRLVRVFRIFKLSRHSKGLQILGRTLRASMRELGLLVFFLIVGVILFSSAVYFAETDSKETQFSSIPDAFWWAVVTMTTVGYGDMKPVTYGGKIVGSLCAVAGVLTIALPVPVIVSNFNYFYHRETDNEEQTQYSHVSSCPYLPAPTVVKKKDGASEENVSMDYVEMEEGMSGSLSQQTPSQPGSGRQNPSDRTKMNSVQRNSVNLNINAVSIETDV is encoded by the exons ATGGAGGTCGCTATGGCAGGACTGGAGGGTAACAACGGGTTGAGTTTTCAACCGAACCCTTCCCCGGT ATCTGGAAACGTCCCGAATTCTCGGTCTCTGCCAAAGCTGGTTCACGATGATAGCAGCGTTGATGAGGGATACGACAATCAGGTGTCGGGACACGACCAGTGCTGCGAAAGAGTTGTTATCAACGTCAGCGGTCTCCGGTTTGAAACGCAGCTGAAAACCCTCAACCAATTTCCAGAAACGCTCCTTGGGAACCCAGAGAAACGCATCCGGTATTTCGACCCTCTGCGAAACGAATATTTCTTCGATCGTAACAGACCAACTTTCGACGCAATCCTATACTATTATCAAAGTGGGGGCAGGTTAAGACGACCCGTTAATGTGCCCCTAGATGTCTTTAACGAAGAAATCAAGTTCTATGAGTTGGGAGAAGATGCAATATCTAAATACAGAGAAGATGAGGGTTTTATTAAAGAGGAAGAAAAAGAGCTGCCAAAAAATCCTCTTCAACGTAGTATGTGGTTATTATTTGAATACCCAGAAAGTTCACCCTGGGCCAGAGTAATTGCCGTGTGCTCAGTGACAATTATTTTGATATCCATCGTAATATTTTGCCTAGAGACCATGCCTCAATTCCAACCCCGTGAAAAAGATATAAATGGAAATACAACCAACTCAACAGGTACAAGTTCAATAAAGTTTTATCATGATCCATTTTGGATCATTGAGACGTGCTGTATAGTCTGGTTTTCGTTGGAGTTTGTGGTCAGGTTCTTGTCAAGTCCAAGAAAACTGCACTTTTTCAAGAACATTATGAACGTCATTGATGTAGTGTCAATTATTCCATACTTCATCACTTTGGGTACCACACTAATTGAAGAAACCACAGCGGAGGAAGACAACAAGGCAATGTCACTCGCCATCCTTCGTGTTATCCGCCTGGTACGCGTCTTTAGAATTTTTAAACTCTCAAGACACTCCAAAGGTCTGCAAATTCTTGGAAGAACACTTAGAGCCAGTATGCGAGAACTTGGCCTGCTTGTATTCTTTTTAATTGTTGGTGTCATTCTTTTCTCCAGTGCTGTGTACTTTGCAGAAACTGATTCTAAAGAGACACAGTTCAGCAGTATTCCAGATGCATTTTGGTGGGCTgttgttaccatgacaacagtcGGTTATGGAGACATGAAACCAGTTACTTACGGTGGTAAAATTGTAGGGTCATTATGTGCAGTTGCAGGTGTGTTAACGATTGCTTTACCTGTGCCAGTTATAGTCtccaattttaattatttttatcatcgtGAGACGGACAATGAAGAACAGACTCAGTACTCTCATGTCTCTAGCTGTCCGTATCTACCGGCTCCTACTGTTGTTAAAAAGAAAGATGGTGCTAGTGAAGAAAATGTTTCAATGGACTATGTTGAAATGGAAGAAGGGATGAGTGGGTCTCTATCTCAGCAAACACCGAGTCAACCTGGTTCTGGTCGTCAGAATCCCTCAGATCGAACTAAAATGAACAGCGTGCAACGTAACTCCGTCAATTTGAACATCAATGCAGTAAGTATAGAGACTGATGTGTGA